The Syngnathus typhle isolate RoL2023-S1 ecotype Sweden linkage group LG1, RoL_Styp_1.0, whole genome shotgun sequence genome includes a window with the following:
- the LOC133159706 gene encoding major histocompatibility complex class I-related gene protein-like isoform X1 codes for MMFRMNLLAFFVLAVQIYSVTPVIHTLNYFVTASQVAKLPEYWEAAYVDGVQILHFDSNHRKAKAKQDWVDKITEDDPHFLKRETANSISAEQVLKVDIENIKKRFNQTGGVHMFQWMYGCEWNDETGEVDGWEHHSYDGEDFISFELKTMSWIAVHPQAFITKLKWDRDDGYKQYWKNSLTEVCPLRLEKHVSNGREFLTRTELPTVSLLQKTPFSPVTCHATGFYPRTSDLFWRKDGQEIHEDVEMGETLPNHDGTFQTTADLKVELTPAAEGRYECVFKLDGVREEIVNKLYFRSILSNVRIQEEEDRKKAVAIAVPLVVLALVAMAVTLGVFLAKRPKSQQANYAPASST; via the exons ATGATGTTTAGAATGAATTTACTTGCATTCTTTGTTTTGGCTGTGCAAATATACAGCGTGACGCCTG TCATTCACACGCTCAATTATTTCGTGACGGCCTCTCAAGTTGCAAAGCTACCAGAGTACTGGGAGGCCGCGTATGTTGACGGCGTTCAGATTCTGCACTTTGACAGCAACCACAGGAAAGCAAAAGCCAAACAAGACTGGGTGGACAAAATCACAGAAGATGATCCGCACTTCTTGAAGAGAGAGACGGCGAACAGTATTAGTGCTGAGCAGGTCTTAAAAGTCGACATTGAAAACATTAAGAAGCGCTTCAACCAAACTGGAG GTGTTCACATGTTTCAGTGGATGTACGGCTGTGAATGGAATGATGAGACTGGGGAGGTTGATGGTTGGGAGCACCACAGTTACGATGGAGAAGACTTCATATCATTTGAGCTGAAGACGATGAGCTGGATCGCAGTACATCCGCAAGCTTTCATCACCAAACTCAAGTGGGACAGAGACGACGGATACAAGCAATACTGGAAGAATTCCTTGACTGAGGTGTGTCCTTTACGGTTGGAGAAGCATGTGAGCAACGGGAGGGAGTTCCTGACCAGAACCG AGCTTCCCACGGTGTCTCTCCTGCAGAAGACTCCTTTCTCTCCGGTCACCTGCCACGCCACAGGTTTCTACCCCAGGACGTCGGACCTCTTTTGGAGGAAGGACGGCCAGGAGATCCACGAGGACGTGGAGATGGGGGAGACCCTCCCCAACCACGACGGAACCTTCCAGACCACGGCCGACCTGAAGGTGGAGCTGACGCCCGCTGCGGAGGGCCGCTACGAATGCGTGTTCAAACTGGATGGCGTCCGGGAGGAGATAGTCAACAAGCTGTACTTCAGAAGCATCCTGAGCAACGTGCGCATTCAGG aagaggaagacagGAAGAAGGCGGTGGCCATCGCTGTCCCGCTGGTGGTCCTGGCTCTGGTGGCGATGGCGGTGACGCTGGGGGTGTTCCTGGCCAAGCGACCCAAAAGCCAACAAG CCAATTACGCTCCAGCTT CCAGCACCTAA
- the LOC133159706 gene encoding major histocompatibility complex class I-related gene protein-like isoform X2: MMFRMNLLAFFVLAVQIYSVTPVIHTLNYFVTASQVAKLPEYWEAAYVDGVQILHFDSNHRKAKAKQDWVDKITEDDPHFLKRETANSISAEQVLKVDIENIKKRFNQTGGVHMFQWMYGCEWNDETGEVDGWEHHSYDGEDFISFELKTMSWIAVHPQAFITKLKWDRDDGYKQYWKNSLTEVCPLRLEKHVSNGREFLTRTELPTVSLLQKTPFSPVTCHATGFYPRTSDLFWRKDGQEIHEDVEMGETLPNHDGTFQTTADLKVELTPAAEGRYECVFKLDGVREEIVNKLYFRSILSNVRIQEEEDRKKAVAIAVPLVVLALVAMAVAAGVFLAKRPKSQQANYAPACK, from the exons ATGATGTTTAGAATGAATTTACTTGCATTCTTTGTTTTGGCTGTGCAAATATACAGCGTGACGCCTG TCATTCACACGCTCAATTATTTCGTGACGGCCTCTCAAGTTGCAAAGCTACCAGAGTACTGGGAGGCCGCGTATGTTGACGGCGTTCAGATTCTGCACTTTGACAGCAACCACAGGAAAGCAAAAGCCAAACAAGACTGGGTGGACAAAATCACAGAAGATGATCCGCACTTCTTGAAGAGAGAGACGGCGAACAGTATTAGTGCTGAGCAGGTCTTAAAAGTCGACATTGAAAACATTAAGAAGCGCTTCAACCAAACTGGAG GTGTTCACATGTTTCAGTGGATGTACGGCTGTGAATGGAATGATGAGACTGGGGAGGTTGATGGTTGGGAGCACCACAGTTACGATGGAGAAGACTTCATATCATTTGAGCTGAAGACGATGAGCTGGATCGCAGTACATCCGCAAGCTTTCATCACCAAACTCAAGTGGGACAGAGACGACGGATACAAGCAATACTGGAAGAATTCCTTGACTGAGGTGTGTCCTTTACGGTTGGAGAAGCATGTGAGCAACGGGAGGGAGTTCCTGACCAGAACCG AGCTTCCCACGGTGTCTCTCCTGCAGAAGACTCCTTTCTCTCCGGTCACCTGCCACGCCACAGGTTTCTACCCCAGGACGTCGGACCTCTTTTGGAGGAAGGACGGCCAGGAGATCCACGAGGACGTGGAGATGGGGGAGACCCTCCCCAACCACGACGGAACCTTCCAGACCACGGCCGACCTGAAGGTGGAGCTGACGCCCGCTGCGGAGGGCCGCTACGAATGCGTGTTCAAACTGGATGGCGTCCGGGAGGAGATAGTCAACAAGCTGTACTTCAGAAGCATCCTGAGCAACGTGCGCATTCAGG aagaggaagacagGAAGAAGGCGGTGGCCATCGCTGTCCCGCTGGTGGTCCTGGCTCTGGTGGcgatggcggtggcggcgggggtGTTCCTGGCCAAGCGTCCCAAAAGCCAACAAG CCAATTACGCTCCAGCTTGTAAGTGA